A genomic window from Streptomyces sp. NBC_00234 includes:
- a CDS encoding dipeptidase: MNEAELADRIAALMPRAQADLTELVSIPSVADPRQYPPEECKRAAQWVADAFTEAGLQDVHLAETPDGSHAVLGHRPAPPGAPTVLLYCHYDVQPPLDDAAWTSPPFTLTERDGRWYGRGTADCKGNIVMHLTALRALGDDIPVGLKFVAEGSEEQGTGGLEAYVGQHRDAFLADTLLVCDTGNAAVGRPTVTTSLRGLVNLVVTVSTLRGELHSGMFGGPAPDALAALIQLLSTLRDPDGGTRVEGLDSSGTWTGAPYEEEQFRRDADVLDGVALTGSGTVSDRLWARPAVTVLGIDCPPVVGSSAAIQGTARARVSLRVPPGTDADAALRALTTHLEKAAPWGAKVSVETESTGSPFRAATDGPAYATLGKAMADVYGTPMSSLGQGGSIPLCNVLTEEYPDAEIVLMGVEEPQCLIHAPNESVDPSEIRNMAHVEALFLLRYGSATEG; this comes from the coding sequence ATGAACGAAGCCGAACTCGCCGACCGGATCGCCGCCCTGATGCCCCGCGCCCAGGCCGACCTCACCGAGCTCGTGTCGATCCCCTCCGTCGCCGACCCCCGGCAGTACCCGCCCGAGGAGTGCAAGCGGGCCGCCCAGTGGGTCGCGGACGCCTTCACGGAGGCGGGCCTCCAGGACGTACACCTCGCCGAGACCCCGGACGGCAGCCATGCGGTGCTCGGCCACCGGCCGGCGCCGCCCGGCGCCCCGACGGTGCTCCTCTACTGCCACTACGACGTGCAGCCGCCCCTCGACGACGCCGCGTGGACCTCGCCGCCCTTCACGCTCACCGAGCGCGACGGCCGCTGGTACGGGCGCGGCACCGCGGACTGCAAGGGCAACATCGTCATGCACCTCACCGCGCTGCGCGCCCTCGGCGACGACATCCCGGTCGGCCTGAAGTTCGTCGCCGAGGGCTCGGAGGAACAGGGCACCGGCGGTCTGGAGGCGTACGTCGGACAGCACCGCGACGCCTTCCTCGCCGACACCCTCCTGGTCTGCGACACGGGGAACGCGGCGGTGGGCCGGCCCACCGTCACCACGTCCCTCCGGGGTCTGGTGAACCTCGTGGTCACCGTCTCGACCCTGCGGGGCGAGCTGCACTCGGGGATGTTCGGCGGACCGGCCCCGGACGCGCTCGCCGCCCTGATCCAGCTGCTGTCCACGCTGCGCGACCCGGACGGCGGAACCCGCGTCGAGGGACTCGACTCCTCCGGCACCTGGACCGGGGCCCCTTACGAGGAGGAGCAGTTCCGCCGCGACGCCGACGTGCTGGACGGGGTCGCCCTCACCGGCTCCGGAACGGTCTCGGACCGGCTCTGGGCCCGCCCCGCCGTCACCGTCCTCGGCATCGACTGCCCTCCCGTCGTCGGCTCGTCCGCCGCGATCCAGGGCACCGCGCGGGCCCGGGTCAGCCTGCGCGTACCGCCGGGAACGGATGCGGACGCCGCCCTCCGGGCGCTGACCACCCATCTGGAGAAGGCCGCTCCCTGGGGCGCGAAGGTGTCCGTCGAGACCGAGAGCACCGGCTCGCCGTTCCGGGCGGCCACCGACGGGCCCGCCTACGCCACGCTCGGCAAGGCCATGGCGGACGTCTACGGAACCCCGATGTCCTCGCTGGGCCAGGGCGGTTCGATCCCCCTGTGCAACGTGCTCACCGAGGAGTACCCGGACGCCGAGATCGTCCTCATGGGCGTCGAGGAACCGCAGTGCCTCATCCATGCCCCCAACGAGAGCGTCGACCCGAGCGAGATCCGGAACATGGCGCACGTGGAGGCCCTCTTCCTGCTCCGCTACGGATCCGCCACCGAAGGCTGA
- a CDS encoding ScbR family autoregulator-binding transcription factor produces the protein MARQQRAIRTRRVFLEAAAEVFDEHGYDAATIASILERAGLTRGALYFHFTSKEELARGVLAEAVTAEGLTPQAFKLQEWVDIALLLAYRLPREPMLSASIRLSVDPRARGMFGTRWPDWIAMGTEILTEAKNRGELLPHVDPVTTSRLFVGAWTGIQLVAESMSEPPELVSEISALFELILPNNAVPGVLSRLDTSPHRAERLLKESREAVAS, from the coding sequence TTGGCCAGACAGCAACGGGCGATCCGCACGCGCAGGGTCTTCCTCGAAGCGGCGGCAGAAGTCTTCGACGAGCATGGTTACGACGCCGCCACCATCGCATCGATCCTTGAGCGAGCTGGACTAACCCGAGGTGCACTTTACTTCCACTTCACCTCGAAGGAAGAGCTTGCGCGGGGAGTTCTCGCCGAGGCGGTGACCGCCGAGGGGCTCACGCCACAGGCGTTCAAGCTCCAGGAGTGGGTGGACATAGCCCTGCTGCTGGCGTACCGGCTGCCCCGGGAGCCGATGCTCAGCGCGTCCATCAGGCTGTCCGTCGACCCCAGAGCCCGTGGCATGTTCGGGACGCGCTGGCCGGACTGGATCGCGATGGGCACGGAGATCCTCACCGAGGCCAAGAACCGCGGGGAACTGCTTCCGCATGTCGACCCCGTGACCACCTCGCGGCTGTTCGTCGGGGCGTGGACCGGAATCCAGCTGGTGGCCGAATCGATGTCCGAGCCGCCGGAACTCGTCAGCGAGATCTCGGCCCTCTTCGAACTCATCCTCCCCAACAACGCCGTCCCGGGTGTGCTGTCGCGGCTCGACACGTCTCCGCACCGCGCCGAACGGCTCCTCAAGGAGAGCAGGGAAGCGGTCGCGTCCTGA
- a CDS encoding peptidoglycan recognition protein family protein has product MWSRRLVLCAVSIPLAFLVLRDAPVRFAAPARLALPEAPPGAPQPEIVPRSDWGADERMVRHAATYTGRVSAAFIHHTGHTNGYDCADAPELLRGIQADHIKQDGWDDIGYNFVVDRCGTIYEGRAGGITRPVRGAHTKGFNADSVGIAAIGTFGAGVPVPKAVVEAIARVIAWKLRPGADPRGSVRLVSTNDESRFPKGHAAELHVISGHRDSYLTGCPGDALYAQLPAIRDAVAALRERRR; this is encoded by the coding sequence ATGTGGTCGCGTCGGCTCGTCCTGTGTGCCGTGTCCATACCGCTGGCCTTCCTGGTCCTTCGGGATGCCCCGGTACGGTTCGCCGCGCCCGCACGGCTCGCCCTCCCCGAGGCCCCGCCGGGGGCGCCGCAGCCCGAGATCGTCCCCCGGTCGGACTGGGGGGCCGACGAGCGCATGGTCAGGCACGCGGCGACGTACACGGGCCGGGTGAGCGCCGCCTTCATCCACCACACGGGGCACACCAACGGGTACGACTGCGCCGACGCCCCGGAGCTGCTGCGTGGGATCCAGGCGGACCACATCAAGCAGGACGGGTGGGACGACATCGGGTACAACTTCGTCGTCGACCGGTGCGGGACCATCTACGAGGGGCGGGCCGGCGGCATCACGCGGCCGGTGCGCGGCGCGCACACCAAGGGCTTCAACGCGGACAGTGTCGGGATCGCGGCGATCGGCACCTTCGGGGCCGGGGTGCCCGTACCGAAGGCGGTCGTGGAGGCGATAGCGCGGGTGATCGCATGGAAGCTGCGCCCTGGGGCCGATCCGCGCGGTTCGGTGCGGCTGGTCTCCACGAACGACGAGAGCCGCTTCCCGAAGGGCCACGCGGCCGAGCTGCACGTCATCTCGGGGCACCGGGACAGCTATCTCACCGGCTGCCCCGGAGACGCGCTGTACGCCCAGCTGCCGGCCATCAGGGACGCGGTGGCGGCCCTCCGCGAACGCCGTCGGTGA
- a CDS encoding PH domain-containing protein: MALFGNAHTIDPATAQQDYARLLSQGEQISAAYLLIRDTILFTDHRLILVDKQGITGKKVEYHSVPYRSITHFSVETAGTFDLEAELNIWISGAALPVQKTFSKGVDIYEVQAILAQYVAK, translated from the coding sequence ATGGCACTGTTCGGAAACGCGCACACGATCGACCCGGCGACGGCTCAGCAGGACTACGCGCGGCTGCTGTCGCAGGGCGAACAGATCAGCGCCGCCTATCTGTTGATCCGCGACACGATCCTGTTCACCGACCATCGGCTCATCCTCGTCGACAAGCAGGGGATCACCGGCAAGAAGGTGGAGTACCACTCGGTCCCGTACCGGAGCATCACGCACTTCTCGGTGGAGACGGCCGGCACGTTCGACCTGGAGGCCGAGCTCAACATCTGGATCTCCGGGGCCGCCCTGCCGGTCCAGAAGACCTTCTCCAAGGGTGTCGACATCTACGAGGTGCAGGCCATCCTGGCGCAGTACGTGGCCAAGTAG